The following is a genomic window from Citrifermentans bemidjiense Bem.
CGGTCGCTTCCGGCGCCAACCACCGCACCAGGAGCGTGCTGGCGACCAGCGTGACGGGGAGCAGCAGGTAATAGTCAGGGAAACGGGCGTATTGGTCGGAGGTCCAGGCCAGGGAGCGGAGGAAGGCCGCGGTGCCGCATCCCACCAGAACCCCCACCGCCGTGGCGTAGGAGGCCCATTTGAGGACACTGGCCAAAAGGGTCAGTTGCACCATGAGGTTTTTGCGCATTGCAGTTCCTTGGCTGCCGCCTGTGAAAAATTGGGGGCGGACCAGTGCTATCGATCACCCCCCTCCCGCCAGGGAGGGGGGGCTTTTCGGCTGCGACATTCTAACCGGACAACACTGGGGGAACAGGTTCAACAAAAAGGGCCGCCATTGGCGGCCCGATTCGCATCTCTTATCGGACGATGACAAACTCGTCGCGCCGGTTCTTGGCCCAGATCTCCTCGCCTTCTCCTTTGACCGCAGGTTTCTCCTCGCCGTAACCCACAACCGACAGTTTGCTGGCGGGGAAGCCCAACGCTTGCAGGTACTTCTTCGCGCTCTGGGCGCGGCGCTCGCTCAGGGCGAGGTTGTAGTCGTCGGAGCCGCGTTCGTCGGTGTTTCCCTCGATCCGCAGCGCGGCTCCCGGTTTCGCCTTCAGTTTCTCCAGGTTCGCCGCCAAGGTGGCGCGGGCCGTGTCGCTCAAGAGGGAGGAGTCGAAATCGAAGTAGATGGTTTCGAGCGCGTCCGCCTGGGAAGCGCCGGCCTGGGCCTTGCCGGCAACAGATTGCTGGCTCTGCGGCGGGATCGATTCGCTGGAGATCTTCGTGGCGGGAAGCGGCGCGGCGGCGGGTTGCACGGCTGCGGCTTTCGCTGCCGGCTGGGTGGTCGCGGAGGTAGCGGCGGTGGTCGCGGAGGGCGCGATAGGCTGGTCTACCTTCACGGTTTGCTGTTTTGCGCAACCGCCGTAGATGAACATGCCGGCGCAAAGGACGGGAACGAGCAGCTTCATGTTGGTCTTGGTTTTCATGTTTTCTCCTTTGATGGACTTCTGAAATGGGCAAGTAATCTTCCGCATTCGCGGAAAGCTCTCCTTTGAAGAAAGGAGATTTAACTGGGATTTTCTCTTTGTTCGCGGTGACGCACG
Proteins encoded in this region:
- a CDS encoding OmpA family protein, with the protein product MKTKTNMKLLVPVLCAGMFIYGGCAKQQTVKVDQPIAPSATTAATSATTQPAAKAAAVQPAAAPLPATKISSESIPPQSQQSVAGKAQAGASQADALETIYFDFDSSLLSDTARATLAANLEKLKAKPGAALRIEGNTDERGSDDYNLALSERRAQSAKKYLQALGFPASKLSVVGYGEEKPAVKGEGEEIWAKNRRDEFVIVR